ACTACGGCCACTTCGCCCGCCTGCACCGGCTGGGCGCCGGCATCCAGAACCACACCCTCGACCACCGCACGCTGGCCGGACTGCCGTACGCCGCACAGCGCGCCGAGATCTGCGGCCAGCAGAGCAGGCTCAGATCCCGCCTCGGCGTGCGCGCCCGCCTCTTCCGCCCGCCGTACGCCTCGTACGACACGACCACCCTGCGCGCGGCGGCCGACTGCGGCATCTCCACGGTCGTCCTGTGGCGCGCCGCCATGACCCCGACGGACGTCGTCTACGTCCACGGCAGACACCACCTGCGCCCCGGCGACATCATCCTGGTCGGACCGGACGAGACGACGGGAGTGCCCTTGCGGGAGCGCACGACCCAGGTGCTGCGGAGGGTGCAGCAGCGGGGGCTGACGGTGGGGCGGCTCGAGGACTACCTGAACTGATCGGCGCCGGCCGGCATCAACCAGAGCGTCCCGTTCAGGGCCGAGCATCGCGACGCGCGGTCAGAACTGGCACTCCGCTTGACCGAGTGCTAACCCCGGTCATAGTCTCAGGTCTGGCACTCCCCACTGGAGAGTGCCAAAAAAGCGACGGGCAGGTCCGGCACCCGCGACGACGGATCGACCTGGTCGCCACCTCAGACAGTTAACCCCGTGAGATCTCCGAAGGGGGAGGTCGGATCGTGACGACCACCAGCTCCAAGGTTGCCATCAAGCCGCTCGAGGACCGCATCGTGGTCCAGCCGCTCGACGCCGAGCAGACCACCGCTTCTGGCCTGGTCATCCCGGACACCGCGAAGGAGAAGCCCCAGGAGGGCGCCGTCCTCGCCGTGGGCCCGGGCCGCTTCGAGAACGGCGAGCGTCTGCCGCTCGACGTCAAGGTCGGCGACGTCGTCCTGTACAGCAAGTACGGCGGCACCGAGGTGAAGTACAACGGCGAGGAGTACCTCGTCCTCTCGGCTCGCGACGTGCTCGCGATCATCGAGAAGTAATCACCTCGAGCAAACCTTTGCTCCTGAGCTGCGCCCCTGGCCCCCGCGACCGATAACGAAGCCGGGCGTCCGGGGCGCAGTTGTCTTTTCCACCTATTAGCTTTCCGAGAGGGCTCCCGCTGTCATGGCGAAGATCCTGAAGTTCGACGAGGACGCCCGTCGCGCCCTCGAGCGCGGCGTCAACAAGCTGGCCGACACGGTGAAGGTGACGATCGGCCCCAAGGGCCGCAACGTCGTCATCGACAAGAAGTTCGGCGCCCCCACCATCACCAACGACGGTGTCACGATCGCCCGCGAGGTCGAGATCGAGGACCCGTACGAGAACCTCGGCGCGCAGCTGGTGAAGGAGGTGGCGACCAAGACCAACGACATCGCGGGTGACGGCACCACCACCGCCACCGTGCTCGCCCAGGCGCTGGTGCGCGAGGGCCTGAAGAACGTCGCCGCCGGTGCCTCCCCGGCCGCCCTGAAGAAGGGCATCGACGCCGCCGTCAAGGCCGTCTCCGACGAGCTGCTGGCCACGGCCCGCCCGATCGACGAGAAGTCCGACATCGCCGCCGTCGCCGCGCTGTCCGCCCAGGACCAGCAGGTCGGCGAGCTGATCGCCGAGGCGATGGACAAGGTCGGCAAGGACGGTGTCATCACCGTCGAGGAGTCCAACACCTTCGGTCTGGAGCTGGACTTCACCGAGGGCATGGCCTTCGACAAGGGCTACCTGTCGCCGTACTTCGTGACGGACCAGGAGCGCATGGAGGCCGTCCTCGAGGACCCGTACATCCTCATCAACCAGGGCAAGATCTCCTCCATCCAGGACATGCTGCCGCTGCTGGAGAAGGTCATCCAGGCCGGCTCCTCCAAGCCGCTGCTGATCATCGCCGAGGACGTCGAGGGCGAGGCCCTGTCGACCCTGGTCGTCAACAAGATCCGCGGCACCTTCAACGCCGTCGCGGTGAAGGCCCCCGGCTTCGGCGACCGCCGCAAGGCGATGCTGGAGGACATGGCGATCCTCACCGGCGCCACGGTCATCTCCGAGGAGGTCGGCCTCAAGCTCGACCAGGCCGGCCTGGACGTGCTGGGCTCCGCCCGCCGCGTGACGGTCACCAAGGACGACACCACCCTCGTCGACGGTGCCGGCAAGTCCGAGGACGTGCACGGCCGCGTCGCGCAGATCAAGGCCGAGATCGAGAACACCGACTCCGACTGGGACCGCGAGAAGCTCCAGGAGCGCCTCGCGAAGCTGGCCGGCGGCGTGTGCGTCATCAAGGTCGGCGCCGCCACCGAGGTGGAGCTGAAGGAGAAGAAGCACCGTCTGGAGGACGCCATCTCCGCGACCCGCGCCGCGGTCGAGGAGGGCATCGTCTCCGGTGGTGGCTCCGCGCTGGTCCACGCCTCCAAGGTCCTCGAGGGCAACCTCGACAAGACCGGCGACGAGGCCACCGGTGTCTCCGTGGTCCGCAAAGCGGTCGTCGAGCCGCTGCGCTGGATCGGCGAGAACGCCGGCCAGGAGGGCTACGTCATCGTCTCCAAGGTCAAGGACCTGGACAAGGGCCAGGGCTACAACGCCGCCACCGGCGAGTACGGCGACCTGGTCAAGGCCGGCGTCATCGACCCGGTCAAGGTGACCCGCTCCGCCCTGGAGAACGCCGCCTCCATCGCCTCCCTGCTGCTCACGACCGAGACCCTGGTCGTCGAGAAGAAGGAAGAGGAAGAGCCGGCCGCCGCGGGCCACGGCCACGGCCACGCCCACTGAGCCAAGCGCTCCTGAGTGAAGGCCCGGCGCCCCTTGCGGGGTGCCGGGCCTTCGCCCTGTCCGTCCGGCCCTAGTGTTCCAACTCGTCCAGTGCGCCCAGCTGTTGCATCAGCCCGAGCTGGTCGTGCTGCCACCAGGTCTCGGCGATCTTGCCGTCGCCGCGGAACCGGAACAGCGTCATCCCGGTCATGTCGACCTGCCGACCGGTGGCCGGGATGCCCAGGAAGTCACCCTTGTGCGTGGCGTTCCACGTCCAGCGCGCACAGGCCCGGTCGCCCAGCGCGAGCACATCCTCGACGGTGAAGACGAAGTCGAAGGCCCCGCGCCACATGCCGTACTCGATCAGGGCGTTGTCCAGCCCGATGGTGTCCTGCGGGTTCACCGGATCGTGGCTGTGGATGTCCTCGTCCAGCAGGTCGTTGAGCGGCGGCAGTTCACCCCGGGTCTCGAGCGCCGTGAAGAACCGCCGTACGGTGTGCTCGGCCAGCCGCTCGTCCCGTACGACGTCCAGATCGGTGAACGTCGGCGTCTCGTCGCACAGGGCGACCATCCCCTGGAAGATCTTGTCGGTCTCGGGGAGGCGCGAGTTCCGCATCGCCTCTTCGTAGGACGGGAACTCCACCACTTCGACGAGGTGCGACGCGTCCGAGCGGTCCTTGCCGACCAGCGCGTGCGTCGCCGTCCGCTTCCCCTTGGTCTGCGCGACCCAGTCGTCCATCAGCCGGTTCATCTCGTCCAGCCGGTTCGTCCTGCACTCGATGAGCTGTACGAAGGTCATGACGCCGCCTCCCGGCCCCCCTGGCCCGGTTGTTCACCCTCATTTTCGCACCGGGACGGCAGCGCCACCCGTCCGCTACTGCGGCCCGTACTTGCGTCCGGTGCGGGAGGAGATCCCGCCCATCAGCCCGCGCGGGGTGACCTTCACCAGGCCCATCAGCGCCTTGTAGCGAGGGTCGGGGATCGACAGCGACTTGCCGCGGGCCAGGTCGGCCAGGGCCGCCGCGACCAGCTTGTCGGCGTCCAGCCACATCCACCCCGGGATGTTGTCCGTGCCCATCCCGGCCCGCTGGTGGAACTCGGTGCGCACAAAGCCGGGGCACAGCGCCATCAGCCGGACACCGCTGCCGGCCAGGTCCTTTGCCGCGCCCTGGGTGAACTGCACGACCCACGCCTTGGAAGCGCCGTAGGTGCCCCGCGGCACGAACGCGGCCACGGAGGCGACGTTGACGATTCCGCCCCGGCCTCGCTCGCGCATCGCCTCGGCCGCCGCCGAGGTCAGCCGGAGCACCGCCTCGCAGTGCACCTTGAGCATTCGCAGCTCGTCGGCCATGGACACCTCGAGATAGCGGCCCTTGTTGCCGAAGCCGGCGTTGTTGACCAGCAGGTCGACCGGGTTCTTCCGGTCGCCGAGGCGGTCGGCCACCGTCTCGATGCCCTTGTCCTCGGACAGATCGGCGGACAGCACCTCCACCTCGATGCCGTGCCGGTCGTGCAGTTCGGTCGCCTGTTCGCGCAGCCGCCTGGTGTCCCGGGCCACCAGGACCAGGTCGTGCCCGTCAGCCGCCAGCCGCCGCGCGAACGCGGCACCGATCCCCGCGGTCGATCCCGTAATCAGAGCCGTTGTCATGGCCCAAGGGTAGTGACCCGGAGCCCAGGCCCTGCCTGGCACGTCCGCAGCCCGGGGGCCAGGGTGGCCGCCTGGCCGACGGCCTTTCAGCCCTCCTGCCGGGCCGCGTACTTGCGGGCCGCCGCGAGCGTCTCCGCGTGCAGCGCCTCGCCCGCCGCGAGCAGGCGCGGCAGCAGCTCCCGCTCGGTGGTGACCGCGCGGAACTGCATCGCGACCGTCACCCCGTGGTCCGGCCGGTGCACGATCTCGATCGGGTCACCCGCCCGCAGCTCGCCCGGTTCGATCACCCTGAGGTAGGCGCCCGTTGCGCCCTTCTGCGTGAATCTCTTGACCCAGCCGCGCTCGCCCAGATGGCCCTGGAACGTGCGGCACGGGATCCGGCCCGAGGTCACCTCCAGCACCACCTCGGCACCGATCCGCCAGCGCTCGCCGATCAGCGCCCCGGACAGGTCCAGGCCGTCCGTCGTCAGGTTCTCCCCGAAACAACCGTTGGCCAAAGCCCTGCCGGTCTCGCGCTCCCAGGCGTCCAGGTCCTCGCGCGCGTAGGCGTACACCGCCTGGTCGTCCCCGCCGTGATGCCGCAGGTCGCACACCGCGTCCCCGGCCAGCGCGCTCGCGCCTACGCCCTTGGGGCCCGGGGCCGTCACCCGCACCGGCCCGTCGGCCGGCCGCTTGTCGATGCCTGTCACGCCGTCCGGCTGGTCCGTGTACACCACCGGCTGCCGTCGGCCCAGATTGACCGAGAGAACCTTCATGTCCGCACGGTACGGCACCCCGCCTCAAAGCGTCGAGCGAATATCGCGCACCATCTCCAAGCTGGCCTTATGCTCGAAGGGTGATCGAGGCCCGTCATCTCCGCGTCCTGCGCGCCGTCGCCGCCACCGGTTCCTTCTCGGCGGCGGGGCGTGAACTGGGCTGCACCCAGCCCGCCGTGAGCCAGCAGATGAAGGCTCTGGAGAGCTCGGTCGGCACCCCGCTGCTGGTCCGCAACGGCCGCGAGATGCGGCTGACCCAGGCCGGGGAAGCCCTGGTCAGACACGCCTCCGGCATCCTCGCCGGGCTCACCGCGGCCGAGGAGGAGGTCGCCGCCATCGCGGGTCTGCGCGCAGGCCGGGTCCGGCTGGTCTCCTTCCCCAGCGGCAGCTCCACCCTGGTCCCCACCGCCCTGGCCGCCCTGCGCGCCGCCCACCCCGGCACGCGCGTCTCCCTGGAGGAGGCCGAGCCCCCGAAGTCCGTGGAACTGCTGCGCGAAGGCGACTGCGACCTGGCTCTGGCCTTCCGCTACGAGGGCGCGGCGGTCGCCGAGGACTGGGACGACCTGGTCGTACGGCCCCTGCTGACCGACCGTCTGGTCGCCCTGGTGCCCGAGCGGCACCGCCTCGGTCGCGCGGAGACCGTCGCCATCGGCGAGCTGGCCCAGGAGCCCTGGATCGCAGGCTGCCCGCGCTGCCGCGGTCAGCTGGTCGAGGTGTGCGAGGGGGCCGGTTTCACCCCGCGCATCGACTTCGCCACGGACGACTACCCGGCGGTGGTCGGCCTGGTCGGCGCCGGCCTCGGAGTCGCCGTCCTGCCGCAGCTCGCCGTGGAGTCGGTACGGCCCAGGGGTGTGCGCACGGTCCGGCTGGAACCGGCGGTGCGCCGCGAGATCGTCGCCCTCACCCTGCCAGACCTGGCACAGGTCCCGGCCGTGGCGGCGACGCTGGAACAACTGGCCCGCGCGGCCGGCCGCCCCTGAGAGGGCGCGCGGTACGACAGAGACGAGGGCACGCGCGTGGCGATGCGGCGTGCCCTGGTGGAAGGAAGGAGCGCATCCGGCGCACCGGAGAGTGAAGAAACGTTCCTTCAGTGGTTCGGGGCGGTGTCCGCGCCGGCGGCCGAGGCCGTCACCAGGCGGTTGCGCGCACGCCCCATCAACTCCTCACGCTCGTCCTCGGTCAAGCCGCCCCATACGCCGTACGGCTCGCGCACCGCCAGCGCGTGCGCCGCGCACTGCGCGCGGACCGGGCACCTCATGCAGACCTCCTTGGCCGAGTTCTCGCGAGCGCTCCGAGCCGCCCCGCGCTCGCCCTCCGGGTGGAAGAAGAGCGAGCTGTCCACGCCGCGGCAGGCAGCCATCAGCTGCCAGTCCCACAGGTCCGCGTTCGGTCCGGGAAGGCGGGAGAAATCTGCCATTACGTGACCCCTTGTAGCCGTTCTGAGCGGATACGGTGCCATCGACCGTACATCTCCGGTCTAAGGAGATGAAAATATGACTCATTGCGAATCTAGCCTCGGACACCATGAAACGGGAAGAAAAGCGGCCAAATGGGGCATAGTTGTGATGAAAAGTTGAGGGTCTGAAGGCCATGTCTGCACCGTGTCGAGCCCCTCACGTAGAGTGCCGAAGACGGCATGTAGCCCCGTAACTCTTTCGAGTGACCGTCGTTGAGAGTGCGGAGGCGGTTGAAAACACAAGCGCTCGGGCAGGCGTCCGAGACGGTCGACCGCACAGGTGACG
The genomic region above belongs to Streptomyces sp. CG1 and contains:
- a CDS encoding ester cyclase, whose translation is MTFVQLIECRTNRLDEMNRLMDDWVAQTKGKRTATHALVGKDRSDASHLVEVVEFPSYEEAMRNSRLPETDKIFQGMVALCDETPTFTDLDVVRDERLAEHTVRRFFTALETRGELPPLNDLLDEDIHSHDPVNPQDTIGLDNALIEYGMWRGAFDFVFTVEDVLALGDRACARWTWNATHKGDFLGIPATGRQVDMTGMTLFRFRGDGKIAETWWQHDQLGLMQQLGALDELEH
- a CDS encoding MOSC domain-containing protein, with product MKVLSVNLGRRQPVVYTDQPDGVTGIDKRPADGPVRVTAPGPKGVGASALAGDAVCDLRHHGGDDQAVYAYAREDLDAWERETGRALANGCFGENLTTDGLDLSGALIGERWRIGAEVVLEVTSGRIPCRTFQGHLGERGWVKRFTQKGATGAYLRVIEPGELRAGDPIEIVHRPDHGVTVAMQFRAVTTERELLPRLLAAGEALHAETLAAARKYAARQEG
- the groL gene encoding chaperonin GroEL (60 kDa chaperone family; promotes refolding of misfolded polypeptides especially under stressful conditions; forms two stacked rings of heptamers to form a barrel-shaped 14mer; ends can be capped by GroES; misfolded proteins enter the barrel where they are refolded when GroES binds); this translates as MAKILKFDEDARRALERGVNKLADTVKVTIGPKGRNVVIDKKFGAPTITNDGVTIAREVEIEDPYENLGAQLVKEVATKTNDIAGDGTTTATVLAQALVREGLKNVAAGASPAALKKGIDAAVKAVSDELLATARPIDEKSDIAAVAALSAQDQQVGELIAEAMDKVGKDGVITVEESNTFGLELDFTEGMAFDKGYLSPYFVTDQERMEAVLEDPYILINQGKISSIQDMLPLLEKVIQAGSSKPLLIIAEDVEGEALSTLVVNKIRGTFNAVAVKAPGFGDRRKAMLEDMAILTGATVISEEVGLKLDQAGLDVLGSARRVTVTKDDTTLVDGAGKSEDVHGRVAQIKAEIENTDSDWDREKLQERLAKLAGGVCVIKVGAATEVELKEKKHRLEDAISATRAAVEEGIVSGGGSALVHASKVLEGNLDKTGDEATGVSVVRKAVVEPLRWIGENAGQEGYVIVSKVKDLDKGQGYNAATGEYGDLVKAGVIDPVKVTRSALENAASIASLLLTTETLVVEKKEEEEPAAAGHGHGHAH
- a CDS encoding SDR family NAD(P)-dependent oxidoreductase, yielding MTTALITGSTAGIGAAFARRLAADGHDLVLVARDTRRLREQATELHDRHGIEVEVLSADLSEDKGIETVADRLGDRKNPVDLLVNNAGFGNKGRYLEVSMADELRMLKVHCEAVLRLTSAAAEAMRERGRGGIVNVASVAAFVPRGTYGASKAWVVQFTQGAAKDLAGSGVRLMALCPGFVRTEFHQRAGMGTDNIPGWMWLDADKLVAAALADLARGKSLSIPDPRYKALMGLVKVTPRGLMGGISSRTGRKYGPQ
- a CDS encoding polysaccharide deacetylase family protein, which translates into the protein MGALLASALLLAGCAQSVDPIERLGKKAAEGVRPHGPTPDQSYRRWGLTEPLARPPRPAARALALAPQTGGRALPRVVDHVPTHDRVVFLTYDDGAEQDPRFVDMVRELRLPVSMFLTDSATGPDYGHFARLHRLGAGIQNHTLDHRTLAGLPYAAQRAEICGQQSRLRSRLGVRARLFRPPYASYDTTTLRAAADCGISTVVLWRAAMTPTDVVYVHGRHHLRPGDIILVGPDETTGVPLRERTTQVLRRVQQRGLTVGRLEDYLN
- the groES gene encoding co-chaperone GroES, whose product is MTTTSSKVAIKPLEDRIVVQPLDAEQTTASGLVIPDTAKEKPQEGAVLAVGPGRFENGERLPLDVKVGDVVLYSKYGGTEVKYNGEEYLVLSARDVLAIIEK
- a CDS encoding WhiB family transcriptional regulator produces the protein MADFSRLPGPNADLWDWQLMAACRGVDSSLFFHPEGERGAARSARENSAKEVCMRCPVRAQCAAHALAVREPYGVWGGLTEDEREELMGRARNRLVTASAAGADTAPNH
- a CDS encoding LysR family transcriptional regulator, translating into MIEARHLRVLRAVAATGSFSAAGRELGCTQPAVSQQMKALESSVGTPLLVRNGREMRLTQAGEALVRHASGILAGLTAAEEEVAAIAGLRAGRVRLVSFPSGSSTLVPTALAALRAAHPGTRVSLEEAEPPKSVELLREGDCDLALAFRYEGAAVAEDWDDLVVRPLLTDRLVALVPERHRLGRAETVAIGELAQEPWIAGCPRCRGQLVEVCEGAGFTPRIDFATDDYPAVVGLVGAGLGVAVLPQLAVESVRPRGVRTVRLEPAVRREIVALTLPDLAQVPAVAATLEQLARAAGRP